The Mercenaria mercenaria strain notata chromosome 6, MADL_Memer_1, whole genome shotgun sequence genome contains the following window.
cagtacaTTTTTGCttccaaacaacaaaatagtaggGGCAACAAAAgcatataaataagtatttttttaagatttattaaaaaaataatcattgaATATTTTGCGTTGTTCGTCAgtattccacctgaaaacacaagggttaaTATATCTAACATGatacatattgaaataaatacacacttgatcaatggagacagatAAAACCGAAACGTACCTTTATACATCgaaattatatagaaaacaaagttgtatcggctttacatccgccatgttggaaCTGAGtcagggtcgctgaacagagtcaaGATTATCCAGGTACATAGTGTGTAGCTTTTCAAAATAAAAGGTAGAAACTGATGTTAAAACGACGCCAGGAAAACCATTTAATGTATACATGCAGTACTTTCACAGCATGTTGATGTGTTTTAAGTACTGTAACAGTTTTTAGGACGTTTGggaactttccagctttttatgtaGGAGGATGACCCAAAGTGTCTGTCCGCATATCAGTTTAGGTATTGGCAGGTAGAACCATTGACCCTCCCGCATGACAAATGGATGGCCTCCTCGTATGAAAGGAGTAGtggcaagtgatatgaagtcagcgaACTTATTCAGTAGGCTACGGAGGTCCCTGTCGGAGCCGTGTTTCTGGTAAAATAGATCAGAAATGcaagcaaaataaaataatatgcttAGTGATTACTCAAAAATTTTCTGATCAAGTTTCTACCATTATAATAAAGtcagtatatataaaataattaaccgTGTTATTAATTAGTTTAACATGGACTTAATGATTATATCTATATTAATTTAACGTGCGGAGAGAAATTTTAGAACTGTATGatgaataattttattgtttctttattcTCATAATTTCAGAAATCATTCTCCATGATAGtttagaaaaatgtataattcattaaaatactaaatattaaaataataacagtacggagacttttttatttttgaaataaaattgtcaaattgTATTCATTTCAGAAAATGGTATCCTATTGTGAATTCTCTGGTTCCATATCGCTCAAACTTTCTAGTGTTTTGGAGGACATCGGCATAACCAGGCGTATGGTCCAAAAGAGAAGACACACTTTCCTTCTTCGTGAGACACTAGACACAATGAGGGGACAAACGGTAGGAAAAGGAATCTCTACCACAGATACATTTCATTTTGGCTCTCAGAGCGAGGGTAGTACAACGCTAGAAATGAAATCCGATGTCGACTCCTTGTTTTGTCATGAACAACCAGTTATACTGGCAATGCATGATTGGACTCAAGACGTAAACAACTACTTAGTGATAAAGAATGAAACATCACCACCTCAGCATTGCAGTTTACAGATAATCCGGTTTGACTTTCCTGAGCCATTTAGTGGACTAATTTTACACGATACTGCTGTTGATAACGACGGCCGCGTTTTGCTTCAAAACACATACTTTGACACTACTTCTAGAGAAGTGTTTGATCAAGCTGGTATTACCTTTATCAAACACGGTCCTGCAGTGAATGATGCTTCCAACGAACGGTTTGATTATGTGCACGCATTTCACTGTGCAAAGCTTCCAGATGAATGCCTCTATTGGCAACGCAGACCAAGGGCCGAACGATGGTTAACTGAGGAACTGCTACTAAAAGCACAAGAATATGGGACCTTTGTTGTTCCCGTTGGTTATTCTGAAAGTGCGAATGCAAAGGAAGAATGGAGATTTTCAACTTCGATGATTGAAAGATTATGCATGTTTGAACTCAGCTTAATCCAACTGAAAACGTACGTGATGTTGAAAATAATAAAGTCAACATTTCTGAAACCAATTGTAGCCAATCGGTTCAGCAGTTATCATTGTAAAACAGCGTTGCTTTACACTATAGAGGAATATCCAGCGAGTATCTGGAGGGAAAATAATTTGCTTGAATGTCTTACATGTTGCCTTAGGACAATATTACGATGGCTTGAGTATGGTTATTGTCCACATTTTACAATTAAAGGAGTTAATCTGTTTGTCGGTAAACTTTCCTTCCAAGACATTAGTAAACTGACGCAGGTAATTTCAGAAATGATGCGAGACAATTTTCAATGCCTACTGGCCATTCAGATGGATTGTTTTGGTGACAGATTAAGAGCTCTTGCATCTGGGGACATATTAATGAGtgcaaaattcaaatcaagatataaaattcaTTGTAAAATTGCAGGTAAACTGGCAGCTGGCCCTTGTAAGCAACTGACATATTCAGTTGGTCATTTTCTCAGTGACATCAATACAAAAAAGGCACAATATGATGAAGCGGTGCAGGAAATTATATCGGCCATACAGTTTTTGGAGAGACAGGTAAGAGATGCGGATCATATCAAATCTATTTCTTCTACATATATCATCAAATATCTTTGTGCAACTCTTGCATCCCTACTAGCAGCCATGTGTGTGAATAAAAGCATACCTCTCACAGCTGAAGCAGCCGGATTGTTTGAGTTGTCAATGGACATAGATCTGACCACAAATAGGCTAAAATTAGCCTCATTCTATTACTGTCAAGGTAGTTTTCAAATTGCTGCAAATATTTTACACTCAGTTGAAAGAGATTTCAATAACAACGTGGTGCAGATATGCGGCTGTCTTAGGGATGATAAACAGCCGTCCGGCGCCTTCTGTGAACAAGCATTAGAGTTACAGTTTGACGAATTAAAACGAAAATGCATTGCATTTTGTGTTAGATTCCTACGACATGAACAACACTGTACACCAGGACATTTGGTGTGTGAAATGTACAGAACCAGAACAGGAAATGATGCACGACAAAGAAGTTTCAGAAATAGTTGGATGGATATGGCCGTTGTTGATCCGCTTCCACTGCTTTACTACCTGCAATATTTAACATTCTATAAGCTTGAAAAACAAGAATTGCAAAATATGGCATTTGAAAACTTCAAAGCTTATATTGCGGAATATAACGGCTGCGGTCACTATGAAACTGCAATTAACCTATTTGGACATGTATGGGAGATGGAGGGCAGACCAGATAAAGCCTGTGAAGGATACATGATATCAAGGAGTGTATTTCCCACAAATAATGCTGCCAACCACCATATCAATAGGTTGCAAAAGGCATACCCGAATGGAATTATCAGaataatatacatataaagagATCTCAATGACTTaatacaaaaaagaataataaatcaTTGCATGAATGATAAATCATTGAATGAATGATATATCATTTGACTGAAGTGCAACATCAGCAAAATGAAACATAGACAATGCCTGTAGATATAAATGTATCTGTAATACAATAAATTACTGTATacatgtttgtttttggttttatttatatcagactgATTCAAATACCTACCAAGAAATATATTCTACATTTATTTTACCTGTTTACCACAAACATATTACATAGATAAAATTTTAGGTACaagtttttatttggaattttataTCTGAATGACTTCTAGTATTGAATTGTGACGCACTTTTGCTTAATTATCATGCATAATTGAGATGACTAAGTTCGTATTTCTAAACATTGCAATCCAATCCTCCTGCTTACGCTAACGATTATGAAGAACATAATactttaaagctactcgcccacataAATCTTAGGTGACATTTACAGCATGTTCATTTCCGCCAAGTTTGGCATAAAACGTATACTATGTCATGGAATATGAAAACGTGAGTGAAAATAAGAGTTACGTTTGGTAAAAACCAAGAAGACTACTGATTTTTGCGGTTATATTTGGTCATTTATTCGTATAAGTTTGCACCAGTGGTCACTATATAGCACAGCACCCACATTTCAGCAATTTTAAGAGAGAAAAAGTTCTCCTAAAAGTGTGAACGAGTTCTTTTAATAGTATGGTGGAATCAGTATATAAATAGTTAACACAAACGAATGTACAGGAGATATTCGTTTACAAAGAGAGATAATCAGTGAATTACTGCAAGACTTATTCACCGTCATTGATtgctcttttttaacagtctACTCCAAGGTACTCTGTCCGATCCATACCAGTCAGTAAGTGTCGAAATCGCTAATGGCGAAAAGCGTAATtgaataaaaattgttgattgtCATTCTCCGTAATTATATAATCAAGAAAGTTTGGATTACTTATTGATAATGCATATTGTGTATATTTTTTCTTACTTGACTTACACAAATTACTTTGACTGATACCTTTAATAGGTTTGAGTGCATCAGGtcattatttttaatatacaaatgAGTGTATTTTCTTATTTGCACTTATTAACTAATACAGTGACCGCTAAATATTTTGGAACACGCTTTACCTGTTTTGTCTTTCGCTTGGCGTATTACATTTGAATTTCTGTAAAATTTATGTGCAGATTTTATATGTTGAATTCATACAATTCAAAACGGTCATTTCCCTTTATTCTTTGTTGATTAACGCTTAGTATCAGTGTCATATTGTAAAATATGAGAAATCGCCTAGTCAACTCAACTGTTCATTACGGTGACAAGTACGGAATTTCAGTGTTTGAATACCCCATACAGTGACTACTATGACACACCCGCGGGCAATCATGACAGAAGATAATTACATTAAGAAGGCAATATTTCGGCACttttaatcaaaggaaaagatgaaatttaatgcAAAAAAGCTGGTACGGCCGATGACGGCCGATATTATGTTTGGCCAAAAAAGTGGCCGGCCGGTCCGTCCGCGACGGCCTTGAACATAGTATCAGTGCAAACAAACCAATTCCACAACATCGCTTGTCGGTAAATTGCTGTCATTTTACATTATATAGCGCTAGAACCTTCAGCCCGTACGTCTTAGCGTCACTGAGGacacatattttttttccttCACTTATTTCTGTTATAATGAATACCTTTCGTATAAACGACCAGGAGCAACTAAGTATACGCAATTAAAGATTGTTTTTACACTGCGGGTGTAGATCGTTTTAAATATATACTGTAATCCTTATATAGCTAAAAGGAGTCCTGTCAACTCACCGTTGATATTCTTGCTTCGCACACTTATATTTTGCTCCAAAGTAGACTGTTCCTTATATCCTTACATTCAAGAGACAGGATGTCGTAGCAGACAGGGTCAAAGAAGCACTATAACGGTTGACACCCTGGCATCCTTAACATTTTATCAGAGTAGAATCTATACCCTGTAACTTCTATATACATACCTGTAGTTTTCCAATGAAAAAGTATGCATcctaaaatgttataaattgtaCAAAACGAGCCCGGGCCTATAGTGTTTGTTTATTGTATAATATTTACAGAAATGCAGACAGTAAGTCGCTATAATTTGATTGTTAAAGATAACTTATGAATTAGTCTCTTATACACTACATACAGACTGCCCATAGCGAAGGTTGATAAACTCCTGTCCTGGACCTCCATTTGTCTTAGCATATTGcttaaataatgtttttatcaTATGGAGGGAAGATATCGACGAAATCatacaattattttgtaaatttcaaaactataAATAGAAAACTGGAAACTCCTCTGGTCGCACAACACAACTAAAGTGAAAATGTTgtaagctcggtttgattgagcctggtCATGGCAGGTAGTGGAAAcgtatgctaccgtccacgccctctaaccccaggttgagcagaactcaacatttccACATGTTACAAGCACCAAAACACAATTAGAGAAAtgcgcagatgtgttcatacggcggtgtacatggatcCTTCGACGATATTCAATCAGTAATTTATTCAAAGACCACATGCTTAAAATAGCATGTCCAAATTGTTAAATTGCATATGTTCAAAGGATAACTAAAAAGAAAGTTCTAAGTCTACATTAATTAGAACTGACGTACACATCTTTTCAAACATGTCGTGTAAATGATTTATCTTTGGACTGTTTGACATGGCAACGCATGAAAACGCTCTTTATAGAGAACTCagatttcatattagagttgagAAATCGCTTTAGGTACCTGAGTTAGGTTAGCGTGACCGTATCTGACTTGAACGTATGGTGTTTTCCTTCTATTTGAGAAGGTCATTGTACACGACTTCTCgagatttaattcaaattaaaaccTGCAGGCATAGTCGTCGTGAACAAGATTAAGTAtcatttgtaaattatttggtgAAGTTGCGACAAGTGTGATATCATCAGCTATTCAACTCAAAGTTTTCATAAATAGTCCTTTGTAGGTTAAACGAAGCCGTAATGCAACTTAGATTCTCCTGAAAAGCTTCTTGTTGCGGACTTAATTTGACTGACCGGGTTTCCAAGTATTTATTTATACGTTTGACCATAAGTTGACAGAGAACCAAAGACATCGGCCTATAGCTACTTGGGTATGTTTTGGGTTTACCCTTTCTTTTATATATAGGCACAAGTATGCTTATTTTCCAGCCTTCTGGTATAAATTCATGAGAAAGGAAAGTGAGAAAGGATGCTGTTAAAAAAGCAACGATTACCGTGATAAGAGCTGTTCCACCATAGATAATGTGCTCGTTTTGGATATTATCTTAAGAGAGAGCTTTTCTAGCTACGTTTAAGAGTTTTGATTACAGCCTCGACTTCCTCAGTTAAAAATCAATCGTCATGTTTAGGAAAATAGTTTTTCTGTTCAAGTATATTCAACAGTGACTGTTTCAATTGTGTGTCATTTTGAGAAAGATCACTATCGTCAGACTTAAAAACCCCCCTAAAGTAGGTAGTAAAACCATTTGGGATTTCAGATTCTAGGCTAAATGTCTGGTTATTTATTATACAAGACTGGAATGAGCCTTTTCTGTTGCGCCTAAGTATTTTCAAGAAAAAGCTGATAGTCAAGGCCTGCAGTCTTGCCGAGGTTTCTACATTTGTGTATGTACTTTGTCTGtgtattttttagatatcaaccTCTGTATACGTCTAAAcgtcgtttttgtatttttgtaatcaaTGTAAGTATGATCATAAATATCTCTGGGCTTTCCTTTTTGTATCCATATACGTCGAAATGATAGGGAAATGTGATGTGCATTCTTCGCTTGACAAGTATGGTTTCGCACACCGATTAAACATACTGTAGGGAATGCACTTTTAGCCGCTTTATTCAGAGCGTTTGATATAACCTCAGATATATTATCCGGAGTTTCACCGCACAATAAACTGAGAGGGCCAATACTTTCATCTTCCAGTGTATTCTGATAATAAGAGATATGTGTATCTTCTGCTTTCACCAAAGCTAAAGTTTTCCGACGTGGGAGAACTCTTTCTTGTCGTGACGATGAATTATCAAAGGAAATTGATAAGACAAAGTGTGAATGATCTGACGTCAACACGAGAGATTCatctattgttataaaaatactttttcattcaaGTCTCTATTTACCAGCACGTGATCAATCTTTGTTTTTTGTCGGTATAAAACTGTAACACCACTGCATAGTCGTTTCAGAGGTGTTAACAGCAACAACGTCTAAGATCGACTTAAACCTTTTCAGAGAGTTTGACTTTTAATTATTTACACCGGGATAAAACTGTGCATTGGAATCTTCAGTCCCCAATACGTTTCCGACAGTAATATAGCAGTTTAGTAAGGCCTCTAACACACTAAGAACtttattgtacatttt
Protein-coding sequences here:
- the LOC128557699 gene encoding uncharacterized protein LOC128557699, translating into MVSYCEFSGSISLKLSSVLEDIGITRRMVQKRRHTFLLRETLDTMRGQTVGKGISTTDTFHFGSQSEGSTTLEMKSDVDSLFCHEQPVILAMHDWTQDVNNYLVIKNETSPPQHCSLQIIRFDFPEPFSGLILHDTAVDNDGRVLLQNTYFDTTSREVFDQAGITFIKHGPAVNDASNERFDYVHAFHCAKLPDECLYWQRRPRAERWLTEELLLKAQEYGTFVVPVGYSESANAKEEWRFSTSMIERLCMFELSLIQLKTYVMLKIIKSTFLKPIVANRFSSYHCKTALLYTIEEYPASIWRENNLLECLTCCLRTILRWLEYGYCPHFTIKGVNLFVGKLSFQDISKLTQVISEMMRDNFQCLLAIQMDCFGDRLRALASGDILMSAKFKSRYKIHCKIAGKLAAGPCKQLTYSVGHFLSDINTKKAQYDEAVQEIISAIQFLERQVRDADHIKSISSTYIIKYLCATLASLLAAMCVNKSIPLTAEAAGLFELSMDIDLTTNRLKLASFYYCQGSFQIAANILHSVERDFNNNVVQICGCLRDDKQPSGAFCEQALELQFDELKRKCIAFCVRFLRHEQHCTPGHLVCEMYRTRTGNDARQRSFRNSWMDMAVVDPLPLLYYLQYLTFYKLEKQELQNMAFENFKAYIAEYNGCGHYETAINLFGHVWEMEGRPDKACEGYMISRSVFPTNNAANHHINRLQKAYPNGIIRIIYI